One window of Campylobacter avium LMG 24591 genomic DNA carries:
- a CDS encoding MerR family transcriptional regulator: MAYTIIEVERKTGVASRTLRFWADKGLFPFVQKDSNGVRYFSEKDVQWVFWIDCYRQIGMSIEDIKYYITLCAKGENTAQERLEIIQRQRQKTLDDIEKLQVVLEKLDYKVAYYKEMIAKQKDDINPLNKDYVKRKKRAKF; this comes from the coding sequence ATGGCATACACTATCATAGAAGTAGAGAGAAAAACAGGTGTAGCCTCTAGAACACTTAGATTTTGGGCGGATAAGGGGCTTTTTCCTTTTGTGCAAAAGGATAGCAATGGCGTGCGGTATTTTAGCGAGAAAGATGTGCAATGGGTGTTTTGGATAGATTGTTACCGTCAAATTGGTATGAGTATAGAGGATATCAAATACTACATTACACTATGTGCTAAGGGCGAGAATACTGCACAAGAGCGGCTAGAGATTATCCAAAGACAGAGACAAAAAACGCTTGATGATATAGAAAAACTCCAAGTAGTGCTAGAAAAGCTTGATTATAAAGTAGCATATTATAAAGAAATGATAGCCAAACAAAAAGATGATATAAATCCACTTAATAAAGACTATGTCAAACGCAAGAAAAGGGCGAAGTTTTAG
- a CDS encoding Rrf2 family transcriptional regulator yields the protein MGINSVIVRNILALLKNAGLISIFRGSNGARLAKSATQISLLDVFYAVESTPKSKDFLTLKKESKESIHKESAYTKEKIGYTLFRFHTNPNLLCPLGKNIHSLLDSHFIKAQRVLEEYLASVKLSILLEELRTQHLC from the coding sequence GTGGGGATTAATAGCGTTATCGTGCGAAATATCCTAGCGCTTTTAAAAAATGCTGGACTTATTAGTATTTTTCGTGGTAGCAATGGTGCAAGACTTGCGAAAAGTGCCACGCAAATAAGCCTTTTAGATGTTTTTTATGCGGTAGAATCTACGCCTAAAAGCAAAGATTTTCTAACACTCAAAAAAGAATCTAAAGAAAGTATACACAAAGAAAGTGCTTATACAAAAGAAAAAATAGGCTATACGCTTTTTAGATTCCATACTAATCCCAATTTGCTCTGTCCTTTGGGTAAAAATATCCATAGCCTTTTAGATTCTCATTTTATAAAGGCTCAAAGAGTGCTAGAGGAGTATCTTGCAAGTGTGAAGCTTAGTATCTTACTAGAGGAGCTACGCACACAGCATTTGTGCTAA
- a CDS encoding cyclophilin-like fold protein, protein MQLKPLSVKNTAGYDPQIGDLFYFSPWGNVGIFYAKQAPYNGLVYLGRVLETSSGKNGIEILKSKKDDFKVLIKR, encoded by the coding sequence ATTCAGCTAAAGCCTCTAAGTGTCAAAAATACAGCAGGTTATGACCCACAAATCGGGGATTTATTTTATTTTTCTCCTTGGGGCAATGTGGGGATTTTTTATGCCAAACAAGCTCCTTATAATGGCTTGGTTTATCTTGGCAGGGTTTTAGAAACTAGCAGTGGCAAAAATGGCATAGAAATTTTAAAAAGCAAAAAAGATGATTTTAAGGTGCTGATAAAAAGATAA
- a CDS encoding alpha/beta hydrolase has protein sequence MKKSSRRNFLRNFVGLASGVLLAGAFSNAFADSNKNQKVKFKQNTLNPSKEAERNASKNPFGLVYENAISKNEKGKVNIKQVSYKTRGLKAVANVYLPANFTASGKYPAIVVAHPNGGVKEQVAGLYAQNLAQMGYVSIAFDALYQGASEGMPRNVDTPSNRVEDIRAAVDFISNFKGVDKNRLGILGICGGGGYTLKATQTDKRLKAIATLSMFNTGLVRRNGFLDSQKSSIQTRLEEASKAREKQALGEILYTGAAPVKLGEAELAKIDTDLYREGMVYYGDTHAHPNSSFAYTTASLLKLIAFDTLNQIELINRPLLLMVGDKADTAYMSEEAYKRASGTDTKELFKLKDSTHIQTYFKPNVVAQALGKLEEFYKRYI, from the coding sequence ATGAAAAAATCGAGTCGTAGGAATTTTTTAAGAAATTTTGTAGGTTTAGCTAGTGGAGTTTTACTTGCGGGTGCATTTTCAAATGCTTTTGCAGATTCTAACAAAAACCAAAAAGTTAAGTTTAAACAAAATACGCTAAACCCAAGCAAAGAAGCCGAGCGTAACGCCTCTAAAAATCCCTTTGGCTTAGTGTATGAAAATGCCATAAGCAAAAACGAAAAAGGCAAGGTAAATATAAAGCAAGTCTCTTATAAAACAAGAGGGCTTAAGGCAGTGGCAAATGTCTATCTACCAGCAAACTTTACAGCTAGTGGCAAGTATCCTGCTATAGTGGTGGCTCACCCAAATGGTGGCGTTAAAGAGCAAGTGGCAGGCTTGTATGCACAAAATCTCGCACAAATGGGCTATGTAAGCATAGCTTTTGATGCACTCTATCAAGGAGCAAGTGAGGGAATGCCGCGAAATGTTGATACTCCGTCTAATAGAGTGGAGGATATACGCGCGGCTGTGGATTTTATCTCGAATTTTAAGGGTGTGGATAAGAATCGCCTAGGGATTTTAGGGATTTGCGGTGGTGGAGGCTACACTTTAAAAGCCACGCAAACAGACAAACGCCTAAAAGCAATAGCAACGCTTAGTATGTTTAACACAGGACTTGTAAGACGCAATGGCTTTTTAGACTCTCAAAAATCAAGCATACAAACTCGCCTAGAGGAAGCTTCAAAGGCAAGAGAAAAACAGGCTCTAGGAGAGATACTCTACACTGGAGCTGCCCCCGTGAAATTAGGTGAGGCAGAACTAGCCAAGATTGACACGGATTTATACCGCGAGGGAATGGTGTATTACGGCGACACACACGCACACCCAAATTCTAGCTTTGCTTACACCACGGCTTCACTTTTAAAACTTATAGCTTTTGATACGCTCAATCAAATCGAGCTTATAAATAGGCCCTTGCTGCTAATGGTAGGCGATAAGGCAGATACGGCATATATGAGCGAGGAGGCGTATAAAAGGGCAAGTGGCACAGATACAAAGGAGCTTTTTAAGCTTAAAGATTCTACGCACATACAGACATATTTTAAGCCAAATGTGGTGGCACAGGCACTGGGTAAGTTAGAGGAATTTTACAAACGCTATATTTAA
- a CDS encoding restriction endonuclease subunit S: protein MRKLEENFKQSGGKWQEFRIGDLFSVKSSKKIFHANNIEILDNQAEKSYPYVVRSTRNNGIRGYIMENKEFLNPANTLSFAQDTFSVFYQEQAYFTGNKVKILIPKIKKFNRKIAIFMTSIYSKVLQDFTWGIGSTEDSIKDIIISLPVLTNGEIAFEYMESYIKELEAERLEELEAYLLTTGLKDYKLTEQEKVILQDFAKLQDENSKRGGAFSSLEDYLLYGGSLLDSKKQNFITHALSCLTQRALKSLDTSKWQEFRIGDLFEIHTGRDVIIGRVENGTIPLISHQNNNNGVAKYIKKLDNRILFDHKTTISLADRGVFCAFTQSQDFHIGTRVKALIFKNKNVSKEVRLFFVVAINMLQVKFIEYAQNATDKLPDLQILLPVLPPDSTKAESVNDKYNIDFAFMESFIKEIEKEHFLSLIEYYHKEMSAYNEVLETNGGGALSFKLEEYLSFYESYKTTQAHSTQLQWQEVRIGDLFKKVSAKFVGKGDKFKAVSKTKDNIYKIPVVYAKFGDNGIMYWAREGDFETHDNIISIVYNGAIAAGKVYAQKEKTGILAESYFIRLKEYKVSFEVNLFLKCALEKSLYERFSRENLATWDNKVENEFISLPVLPNGEIAFEYIESFIKALQKELIKEVVLWNEKELKVSKELIQKL from the coding sequence TTGAGAAAGCTTGAAGAAAATTTCAAGCAAAGCGGGGGCAAATGGCAGGAATTTAGAATCGGCGATTTGTTTAGTGTCAAATCTAGTAAAAAAATTTTTCACGCTAACAATATAGAAATACTCGATAATCAGGCAGAAAAATCTTATCCATATGTTGTTCGTTCTACTAGGAATAATGGTATAAGAGGCTACATTATGGAAAATAAAGAATTTTTAAATCCAGCCAATACCCTGTCTTTCGCACAAGATACTTTTAGTGTGTTTTATCAAGAACAAGCATATTTTACGGGAAATAAGGTTAAAATTTTAATTCCAAAAATAAAAAAATTTAATCGCAAAATTGCAATTTTTATGACTTCTATATACAGCAAAGTATTACAAGATTTTACTTGGGGTATAGGCTCAACAGAAGATTCTATAAAAGACATCATTATCTCCTTGCCCGTGCTTACAAATGGCGAAATAGCCTTTGAGTATATGGAATCCTATATTAAAGAACTTGAGGCAGAAAGACTAGAAGAACTTGAGGCATATCTCTTAACTACTGGCTTAAAAGATTATAAGCTTACAGAGCAAGAAAAAGTAATTTTGCAAGACTTTGCAAAATTACAAGATGAAAATTCTAAACGGGGGGGGGCATTTAGTAGCCTAGAGGATTATTTACTCTATGGTGGCTCTCTTTTAGATTCTAAGAAACAAAATTTCATCACTCACGCTCTTTCTTGCCTCACACAAAGGGCATTAAAAAGCCTTGATACTAGCAAATGGCAGGAATTTAGAATCGGCGATTTGTTTGAGATTCATACAGGACGAGATGTGATTATAGGTAGAGTCGAAAATGGCACTATCCCGCTCATTAGCCACCAAAATAATAATAATGGCGTGGCAAAATATATAAAAAAGCTTGATAATAGAATCTTATTTGACCACAAGACTACTATTTCTTTAGCTGATAGAGGTGTATTTTGTGCTTTTACGCAAAGTCAAGATTTTCACATAGGCACAAGGGTAAAAGCTTTGATTTTTAAAAATAAAAATGTCTCAAAAGAAGTAAGATTATTCTTTGTTGTTGCTATCAATATGTTGCAAGTTAAATTTATAGAATACGCCCAAAACGCTACCGATAAATTGCCGGATTTACAAATTCTCCTCCCAGTGCTTCCTCCAGATTCTACAAAGGCAGAATCTGTCAATGACAAATACAACATAGACTTTGCCTTTATGGAATCTTTCATAAAAGAGATTGAGAAAGAGCATTTTTTAAGCCTCATAGAGTATTATCATAAAGAAATGAGTGCCTATAATGAAGTGCTAGAAACTAACGGGGGGGGGGCATTAAGCTTTAAGCTAGAGGAGTATTTAAGCTTTTATGAAAGCTATAAAACTACACAAGCACATAGCACGCAACTACAATGGCAGGAAGTTAGAATCGGCGATTTGTTTAAAAAGGTATCAGCGAAATTCGTAGGAAAAGGCGATAAATTTAAAGCTGTTTCAAAAACAAAAGATAATATCTATAAAATACCTGTCGTCTATGCCAAATTTGGAGATAATGGCATTATGTATTGGGCTAGGGAGGGAGATTTTGAAACACACGACAATATTATTTCAATTGTATATAATGGCGCAATAGCAGCTGGTAAAGTGTATGCTCAAAAAGAAAAAACGGGAATCTTGGCGGAAAGTTATTTTATAAGGCTTAAAGAATACAAGGTAAGTTTTGAAGTAAATTTATTTTTAAAATGTGCCTTAGAAAAATCATTATATGAAAGATTTTCTAGGGAAAATTTAGCGACTTGGGATAATAAAGTAGAAAATGAATTTATCTCCCTGCCCGTACTTCCAAATGGCGAAATAGCCTTTGAGTATATAGAATCTTTTATAAAAGCTCTGCAAAAAGAACTTATAAAAGAAGTAGTTTTATGGAATGAAAAAGAGTTAAAAGTTAGCAAAGAGCTTATACAAAAATTATAA
- a CDS encoding cupin domain-containing protein yields the protein MTKNGELGSLKGDPKIFSGEVRVSILFKSSSWREFSGALVEFSKNARSAWHTHPAGQTLIVTEGEILTKIPGQVASIAKKGDVISCPPNIRHFHGASDTSHGSHIALTQEKDGKNVNWQELVSDEEYAKALKEARK from the coding sequence ATCACTAAAAATGGCGAGTTAGGAAGTCTAAAAGGAGATCCTAAGATCTTTAGCGGGGAGGTAAGGGTTTCAATACTTTTTAAATCAAGCTCTTGGAGAGAATTTAGCGGAGCCTTAGTAGAATTTAGCAAAAATGCTAGGTCTGCCTGGCATACACACCCAGCAGGACAAACACTAATTGTTACAGAGGGAGAAATTCTTACTAAGATACCGGGTCAAGTAGCAAGTATTGCAAAAAAAGGCGATGTGATTTCTTGTCCACCAAATATTAGACATTTTCATGGAGCAAGTGATACAAGCCATGGAAGCCACATAGCCCTAACACAAGAAAAAGACGGGAAAAATGTGAATTGGCAAGAATTAGTAAGCGATGAGGAATACGCTAAAGCTCTAAAAGAAGCAAGGAAATAA